One stretch of Streptomyces sp. R21 DNA includes these proteins:
- a CDS encoding MMPL family transporter: protein MRRLAEFVLRHRKAVVAFWGLVLVAGVLLAGRTTDRLTIDFSLPGQPGTVTAHKIEDAFGSGGDTSPYLVSVTLPAGQTITGHEADIGRVFTAIGDAVPNVRVIDEANTGDKAFRTKDDRTAYALVFYRFNPSPSQKLLTDPIHSAAQKAMPSGATVGVTGQDTLASGGDDSGGPGVLGETLLGAVGALAVLAFVFASFLALLPLVVAAVSILATFVMLLPLTYATDMSFIVQFLVALIGLGVAIDYSLLFVTRWREERDRGRDNHEAVVVAMERAGHAVVFSGVTVAIGLLALVVLPVPFMRSMGYGGALIPLASVLTTLTLTPAILGGIGPRVDWPKIRHENRASRAWSRWTSAVVRHRWIAAGTALAALAALVGVFLGIKIGLASSESLAKSGPAYETLTTLERGGVPTGVLTPMEVLVRTDQAQPVAAELAKVDGVRAAFVPSGPAGNRGGQSIVVVIPDDETVNSKSVGVVKRVKSTTENLPGVVGVAGIGAAQIDFMHAVYGNFPLMLTIIALLTYVLLVRAFRSLLLPFKAVLLNLISLAATLGLMVIFWQNGHGSDAIFGIAATGAITFWIPLMVFAFLFGLSMDYEVFILSRIREEYDAGRSTDDAVIEGVARTGRLVTSAALILFLAFAALASGPGTDLKTLATGLGIGILLDATIVRMLLVPSLVSLFGSWNWYLPGWAARPLRVQPSSPHPERAEPESRAP from the coding sequence ATGCGACGGTTGGCCGAGTTCGTTCTGCGGCATCGCAAGGCGGTTGTGGCTTTCTGGGGTCTGGTGCTGGTCGCCGGCGTGCTGCTGGCCGGCCGGACCACGGATCGGCTGACGATCGACTTCTCATTGCCCGGCCAACCCGGCACCGTGACGGCGCACAAGATCGAGGACGCCTTCGGCAGCGGCGGCGACACCAGTCCGTATCTGGTCTCGGTCACGCTCCCGGCCGGGCAGACGATCACCGGTCACGAGGCGGACATCGGCCGGGTGTTCACGGCGATCGGCGACGCGGTCCCGAACGTGCGGGTGATCGACGAGGCCAACACCGGAGACAAGGCCTTCAGGACGAAAGACGACCGCACCGCCTATGCGCTGGTGTTCTACCGGTTCAACCCGTCACCGAGTCAGAAGCTGCTGACCGACCCGATCCACTCGGCGGCTCAGAAGGCCATGCCCTCCGGCGCGACGGTCGGTGTGACGGGTCAGGACACACTGGCCTCCGGGGGAGATGACAGCGGAGGGCCGGGGGTGCTCGGGGAGACGCTCCTCGGTGCCGTCGGCGCCCTCGCCGTGCTCGCCTTCGTGTTCGCGTCGTTCCTCGCCCTGCTGCCGCTGGTGGTGGCCGCGGTGTCGATCCTCGCGACCTTCGTGATGCTGCTGCCGCTCACCTACGCCACCGATATGTCGTTCATCGTCCAGTTCCTGGTCGCCCTCATCGGCCTGGGTGTGGCGATCGACTACTCGCTGCTGTTCGTCACCCGCTGGCGTGAGGAGCGCGACCGCGGCCGGGACAACCACGAGGCGGTCGTGGTCGCGATGGAACGGGCCGGGCATGCGGTGGTGTTCAGCGGCGTGACGGTGGCCATCGGCCTGCTCGCCCTGGTCGTCCTCCCGGTCCCGTTCATGCGCAGCATGGGTTACGGCGGGGCGCTCATCCCGCTGGCGAGCGTGCTGACCACGCTCACTCTGACGCCTGCGATCCTCGGCGGCATCGGGCCGCGGGTCGACTGGCCCAAGATCCGCCACGAGAACCGGGCAAGCCGCGCCTGGAGCCGGTGGACCAGCGCCGTGGTACGGCACCGCTGGATCGCGGCCGGTACCGCGCTGGCCGCGCTGGCGGCCCTGGTCGGCGTCTTCCTCGGCATCAAGATCGGCCTTGCCTCCTCGGAATCGCTGGCCAAGAGCGGTCCTGCCTACGAGACCCTGACCACTCTGGAACGCGGTGGCGTCCCGACCGGCGTACTGACCCCGATGGAGGTCCTGGTCCGCACCGACCAGGCCCAGCCGGTCGCCGCCGAGCTGGCCAAGGTCGACGGCGTGAGGGCGGCGTTCGTGCCCTCCGGGCCGGCCGGCAACCGGGGCGGGCAGAGCATCGTCGTGGTCATCCCGGACGACGAGACGGTGAACTCGAAGAGCGTCGGCGTGGTCAAGCGGGTCAAGAGCACCACTGAGAACCTTCCCGGGGTCGTCGGCGTCGCCGGCATCGGCGCCGCGCAGATCGACTTCATGCACGCCGTCTACGGCAACTTCCCGCTGATGCTCACGATCATCGCGCTGCTGACATATGTGCTGCTGGTGCGCGCGTTCCGCTCGCTGCTGCTGCCGTTCAAGGCGGTGCTGCTCAACCTGATCTCGCTCGCGGCGACGCTCGGACTGATGGTGATCTTCTGGCAGAACGGTCACGGCTCCGACGCGATCTTCGGCATCGCGGCCACCGGGGCCATCACCTTCTGGATCCCCCTCATGGTCTTCGCGTTCCTGTTCGGGCTCTCGATGGACTACGAGGTGTTCATCCTGTCCCGCATCCGCGAGGAGTACGACGCGGGGCGCTCGACCGACGACGCCGTCATCGAGGGCGTCGCCCGCACGGGCCGGCTCGTCACCAGCGCCGCGCTGATCCTCTTCCTCGCCTTCGCCGCGCTCGCCTCCGGCCCCGGCACCGACCTCAAGACCCTGGCGACCGGCCTCGGCATCGGCATCCTCCTGGACGCAACCATCGTGCGGATGCTGCTCGTTCCGTCCCTGGTCTCGCTGTTCGGCTCGTGGAACTGGTACCTGCCGGGCTGGGCAGCCCGTCCGCTGCGCGTACAACCGTCCTCCCCGCACCCGGAGCGGGCGGAGCCGGAGTCGAGGGCACCCTGA
- a CDS encoding SMI1/KNR4 family protein — translation MSDECFNWQDLLGRWQEEWVPRAEHEEDGDGGPGPVRLGRPGADEAAITTVEKRLGKRLPPSYRQFLAVSDGWHVEQTAGVYQLGGIEDIDWSRDPYGLTEVYEENLGTDPSEQEVLLAGMWQRSLRLETDSDMTLALLDPGDRDEHGEWALYIYKGWSGEYPDRYPSFSAYMEAMYRSFHGDRVGRPDFENATTRAQDARVEEARLLALRGRHEDALPLLEEARSFGRPNSAILLNQLQHLAAPRAQRDYGSLVADPRYLPELLTVSAIEPASGEWRPGGDDHWLGMMAARGVDREIAEDLLSALRDGTHRYAPPGAWGRAVNEARESARWGATDAAWRMLRDALTQWIPPGPLLLAPLGLLADPVLGSLITPQRGREILATPRAGESGSAPEPTPDLDPPGLTWLTSTGMHGRPFDAYRCVWVEGADPADLPALIGDEGAELSAPVHAARAYRQLRQNHEREGVERWEDRAAVMAGRCSKGWAFAFDGQSHQGINHLFQSPAAAASTSGRAVVVWREPQRYSDDHPAAFHVSVAERGVELYAFTVRGNDIRRSGAIPKALDPMCLFGSPDTHLDQEVRLLETLHAELGISLPCFALSQGSLPMFTTRSWTRAPREGEGFAYLGFVRHRP, via the coding sequence ATGAGCGACGAGTGTTTTAACTGGCAGGACCTCCTCGGCCGTTGGCAGGAGGAGTGGGTTCCGCGCGCCGAGCACGAGGAGGACGGGGACGGCGGTCCGGGTCCCGTCAGGCTGGGCAGGCCAGGGGCGGACGAGGCCGCGATCACGACGGTCGAGAAGCGGCTGGGGAAGCGACTGCCGCCCTCCTACCGCCAGTTCCTGGCCGTGAGCGACGGATGGCATGTGGAGCAGACGGCCGGGGTCTATCAGCTCGGTGGGATCGAGGACATCGACTGGTCCCGGGATCCGTACGGGTTGACCGAGGTTTACGAGGAGAATCTGGGTACCGACCCGAGCGAGCAGGAAGTCCTGCTCGCCGGCATGTGGCAGCGATCGCTGCGCCTGGAGACGGACTCCGATATGACGCTGGCTCTGCTCGACCCGGGCGACCGCGACGAGCACGGCGAGTGGGCGCTCTACATCTACAAGGGCTGGAGCGGTGAATACCCGGACCGCTACCCGTCGTTCAGCGCCTACATGGAGGCCATGTACCGGAGCTTCCACGGCGACCGGGTGGGGCGGCCGGACTTCGAGAACGCCACCACGCGCGCCCAGGACGCCCGAGTGGAGGAGGCACGCCTCCTCGCCCTGCGCGGACGGCATGAGGATGCCCTGCCCTTGCTCGAGGAGGCGCGGTCCTTCGGACGACCGAACAGCGCCATTCTGCTGAACCAGTTGCAGCATCTGGCGGCTCCCCGCGCTCAGCGGGACTACGGCTCCCTGGTGGCTGACCCCCGCTATCTGCCCGAGCTCCTTACGGTGTCGGCCATCGAACCGGCCTCCGGCGAATGGCGACCGGGCGGAGACGACCACTGGCTGGGGATGATGGCAGCCCGTGGCGTAGACCGGGAAATCGCCGAGGACTTGTTGAGCGCGCTGCGCGACGGCACCCATCGCTATGCGCCGCCGGGTGCGTGGGGCCGGGCCGTCAACGAGGCCCGGGAGTCGGCCCGATGGGGAGCGACCGATGCCGCGTGGCGAATGCTGCGCGACGCGCTCACGCAGTGGATACCACCTGGGCCTTTGCTGCTCGCGCCCCTTGGCCTGCTCGCCGATCCGGTTCTGGGGTCGCTGATCACCCCGCAACGCGGGCGGGAGATCCTCGCGACTCCGCGCGCAGGCGAGTCCGGGTCCGCTCCCGAGCCGACGCCTGATCTCGACCCGCCGGGTCTCACCTGGCTGACGTCGACCGGGATGCATGGGCGGCCGTTCGACGCGTACCGCTGCGTCTGGGTCGAGGGCGCCGACCCCGCCGACCTACCTGCTCTTATTGGCGACGAGGGTGCCGAACTGAGTGCGCCCGTGCACGCAGCCAGGGCGTATCGGCAGTTGAGGCAGAACCACGAGCGGGAGGGCGTCGAGCGCTGGGAGGACCGGGCCGCGGTGATGGCCGGCCGCTGCAGCAAGGGGTGGGCCTTCGCCTTCGACGGCCAGTCCCACCAGGGCATCAATCACCTGTTCCAGTCCCCCGCCGCGGCCGCCTCCACGTCGGGTCGCGCCGTGGTGGTGTGGCGTGAGCCGCAGCGGTACTCGGATGATCACCCGGCTGCATTCCATGTCTCGGTGGCCGAACGCGGCGTGGAACTCTATGCCTTCACGGTGCGGGGCAACGACATCCGGCGCTCGGGTGCGATACCCAAGGCCCTGGATCCGATGTGCCTTTTCGGCTCACCGGACACCCATCTTGACCAAGAGGTACGCCTGTTGGAGACCCTGCACGCCGAACTGGGCATCTCGCTTCCCTGTTTCGCCCTGTCCCAGGGCAGCCTCCCCATGTTCACCACCCGGTCCTGGACCCGGGCGCCACGCGAGGGCGAAGGCTTCGCCTACCTGGGCTTCGTACGGCATCGCCCCTGA